One genomic region from Nitrospira sp. encodes:
- a CDS encoding (2Fe-2S)-binding protein, whose product MFVCLCRGITESDVRDAGRAGCVMPCQLKSKFGLKQSGSCGRCAKNIHEFVDLAVQGASPGIVER is encoded by the coding sequence ATGTTTGTTTGCTTGTGTCGAGGAATCACAGAATCAGATGTTCGAGATGCGGGGCGAGCAGGGTGTGTGATGCCCTGTCAGCTCAAGTCCAAATTTGGCCTCAAGCAGAGCGGCAGCTGCGGTCGTTGCGCAAAAAACATCCATGAGTTTGTCGATCTCGCTGTCCAAGGAGCATCGCCCGGCATCGTGGAGCGGTAG
- a CDS encoding nucleoside deaminase has translation MTAADRMRFVIQLALTNVTARTGGPFGAAVFESQTGRLIAVGVNVVEPSNCSLAHAEMVVLANAHQALRHFDLGTDGMPTLELVTSCEPCAMCYGAIIWSGVPKVVCGARRSDATSIGFDEAPKPKNWIAELKQRRITVTRDLCRDEAVAVFQRYERSGGRIYNTRK, from the coding sequence GTGACGGCTGCTGATCGCATGCGATTCGTGATCCAACTCGCCCTCACGAACGTCACTGCTCGAACCGGTGGGCCATTCGGAGCTGCCGTATTTGAGTCTCAAACGGGCCGGCTCATCGCTGTCGGGGTAAATGTCGTGGAACCCTCCAACTGTTCCCTCGCCCACGCCGAAATGGTGGTGCTCGCGAATGCACACCAAGCCCTGAGGCATTTCGACCTGGGGACCGACGGCATGCCGACGCTCGAACTGGTTACGAGTTGTGAACCCTGTGCCATGTGTTACGGTGCGATCATTTGGTCCGGTGTCCCAAAAGTCGTTTGCGGCGCACGAAGATCCGATGCAACATCGATCGGGTTCGACGAAGCTCCCAAACCCAAGAATTGGATCGCGGAGCTGAAGCAACGTAGGATTACCGTAACCAGAGATCTCTGCCGAGATGAAGCCGTCGCTGTCTTTCAGCGATATGAGCGATCCGGAGGTCGAATTTACAATACCCGAAAGTGA
- a CDS encoding histone deacetylase: protein MGKTGLVYHSAYLEHDMGPGHPESPHRLRAIMQRLEQSGTVARLVRIEPRRAEEEWITQVHAPNYVAALNREAPATGRVSLDPDTSMSPGTLNAAYLAAGGTLAAVDAIMGHQVDHVFCAVRPPGHHAEAGRAMGFCFFNNVAIAARYVQKKYGLSRVLIVDWDVHHGNGTQHSFEDDPSVCFFSTHQYPHYPGTGRGTERGKGAGVGLTVNVPMEAGEGDEEYHAIFLKSLVPVADAFKPEFVIISAGFDAHKDDPLAGMGLTEAGYADLTEIVVGIAKRHAKGRILSSLEGGYNLTALAHSVDAHITALLNA, encoded by the coding sequence ATGGGGAAAACTGGTCTCGTCTATCATTCAGCCTATCTTGAGCACGATATGGGACCCGGGCATCCGGAGTCTCCTCATCGACTGCGTGCGATCATGCAACGGTTGGAGCAGAGCGGGACTGTGGCTCGTCTGGTGAGAATTGAACCTCGAAGAGCCGAGGAGGAATGGATTACACAGGTCCATGCCCCCAACTATGTTGCGGCGCTCAATCGAGAAGCGCCGGCTACCGGCCGAGTGTCTCTTGATCCTGATACGTCGATGTCGCCCGGCACGCTGAACGCCGCTTACCTGGCGGCTGGGGGAACCTTGGCAGCGGTCGATGCCATCATGGGTCACCAAGTTGACCATGTGTTCTGTGCCGTTCGGCCTCCCGGCCACCATGCCGAAGCCGGGCGGGCGATGGGGTTTTGTTTCTTCAACAACGTGGCCATCGCCGCGCGCTATGTCCAAAAGAAATACGGGCTCAGCAGGGTATTGATCGTAGATTGGGACGTCCATCATGGGAATGGAACGCAGCACAGTTTCGAGGATGATCCCTCCGTGTGCTTTTTTAGCACACATCAGTATCCGCACTATCCCGGCACGGGCCGAGGAACCGAGCGAGGCAAGGGGGCGGGGGTAGGATTGACAGTCAACGTCCCGATGGAAGCAGGGGAGGGCGATGAGGAGTACCACGCGATCTTCCTCAAATCGCTTGTTCCAGTGGCCGACGCGTTTAAGCCCGAGTTCGTCATCATCTCAGCGGGATTCGATGCACACAAGGATGACCCGTTGGCCGGCATGGGTTTGACGGAGGCAGGATATGCCGATCTGACGGAAATCGTTGTCGGTATCGCCAAACGACATGCGAAAGGCCGCATCCTGTCTTCTCTCGAAGGCGGGTACAATCTGACTGCGTTGGCTCACTCAGTGGATGCGCACATCACCGCGTTATTAAATGCTTGA
- a CDS encoding CDC27 family protein, which produces MPNPRIEPLKKLLAMDPNDDVAWFGLGKAYMDDGIFEEAAKSLRQCVTVKPTYSAAYLALAQSLQKLGRLDECRTICVTGIDVSTKNGDAMVTKNLEALKLSLPS; this is translated from the coding sequence ATGCCTAACCCTCGAATTGAACCGCTCAAGAAACTTCTTGCCATGGACCCGAATGATGATGTGGCCTGGTTCGGCTTGGGAAAAGCCTATATGGATGATGGCATTTTCGAGGAAGCCGCCAAATCCCTACGTCAGTGCGTGACCGTGAAACCGACCTATTCGGCCGCCTATCTCGCACTCGCTCAGTCACTCCAAAAACTGGGACGCCTGGATGAATGCCGAACCATTTGTGTCACGGGCATCGACGTATCAACAAAAAACGGCGACGCCATGGTCACAAAGAACCTCGAAGCGTTGAAGCTGTCACTCCCATCGTGA
- a CDS encoding M3 family oligoendopeptidase produces the protein MIARHPIRQKTSSPAVSDRWDLTHLVKNPLNDLARHLEALDEQVVQVESARPRLQATMAGSDFRSILTLTESIAESSARLGAFAYLWFSENTKNTKARSFKSQVEERLTAVNNRLLFLDLWWQGVDKENAARLMADVGDLRYYLETIRRYTPHTLSESEEKIINIKNVTGRSAVNTLYDVVTNGLTFTMKIGGKPRTINREELMTHVRSQKASIRQAAYRELYRVFSTQRDLLGEIYRTLVNDWKAENVELRRFASPIATRNLGNDVPDQAVDVLLSTCAKNAEIFQTYFKLKAKICKISPMNRYHIYAPHRADTKKYAYADAVSMVLGAYRGFSPRLAELAEQVFRDRHIDGPTCPGKLGGAYCHSVVPGLTPYVMLNYTGEARDIATMAHELGHAIHGMMAKDHSIFTFHSTLPLAETASVFGECILSDTLMSNEHSKTVRQGLLLSQLDDIYATVLRQAYFIRFEQVAHQMVAEGATGDQLARAYLSELRQQFGKAVRVPDEFQWEWLMIPHLFASPFYCYAYSFGNLLVLALYRMYKEQGASFVPKYLDLLAIGGSQSPQAILNKLGVDMTSASFWQSGFDTIKDMVQQLEETLS, from the coding sequence ATGATCGCGAGACATCCGATTCGGCAGAAGACTTCATCCCCGGCGGTGTCTGACCGCTGGGATCTCACTCATCTAGTCAAGAACCCTCTCAACGACCTGGCGCGGCATTTGGAAGCGCTTGATGAGCAGGTCGTGCAGGTTGAGTCGGCTCGTCCTCGGCTCCAGGCAACAATGGCGGGTTCTGATTTCCGATCGATCCTGACGCTCACCGAGTCGATCGCGGAGAGCTCCGCCCGGCTTGGCGCATTCGCCTACCTTTGGTTTTCGGAAAACACCAAAAACACTAAAGCACGCTCGTTTAAGTCGCAGGTGGAGGAGCGGCTCACCGCCGTAAACAATCGCCTGCTCTTTCTTGACCTCTGGTGGCAGGGGGTAGATAAGGAGAATGCGGCAAGACTGATGGCCGACGTCGGCGACCTTCGATACTACCTGGAAACCATCAGGCGTTACACACCTCACACACTTTCTGAATCGGAGGAGAAAATCATCAACATCAAGAATGTGACCGGTCGGAGTGCCGTCAACACACTCTATGACGTCGTGACCAACGGACTGACATTCACGATGAAGATCGGCGGGAAGCCACGCACCATAAACCGCGAAGAACTCATGACCCACGTGCGAAGCCAAAAGGCATCCATCCGCCAGGCTGCATACAGAGAACTCTATCGCGTGTTCTCAACCCAACGTGACCTGCTCGGAGAGATATATCGGACACTCGTGAACGACTGGAAAGCTGAGAACGTCGAACTCCGTAGGTTTGCTTCCCCGATCGCAACCCGCAACCTCGGTAATGATGTGCCGGACCAAGCCGTCGACGTGCTGTTGTCCACCTGTGCCAAGAATGCGGAGATTTTCCAGACCTACTTCAAACTGAAGGCGAAGATCTGCAAAATCTCCCCCATGAATCGGTATCATATTTACGCTCCCCATCGGGCAGATACCAAGAAATATGCATATGCCGACGCCGTCAGCATGGTGCTAGGCGCCTATCGTGGTTTCTCTCCCCGGCTTGCGGAGTTGGCCGAGCAGGTCTTTCGTGATCGACACATCGACGGGCCCACATGTCCCGGCAAGCTGGGGGGCGCATATTGCCACAGCGTGGTGCCGGGCTTGACCCCTTATGTGATGTTGAACTACACCGGAGAAGCCCGAGACATCGCCACCATGGCCCATGAGCTCGGCCATGCCATCCATGGAATGATGGCGAAAGACCATTCGATCTTTACTTTCCATTCAACCCTTCCACTGGCGGAAACAGCGTCCGTCTTCGGCGAATGCATTCTCTCTGACACCCTCATGTCGAACGAGCACAGCAAAACCGTTCGACAAGGCTTGCTCCTGAGTCAACTGGATGACATCTATGCAACTGTGCTACGGCAGGCCTATTTCATTCGATTCGAGCAAGTAGCGCATCAAATGGTGGCGGAAGGGGCCACAGGAGACCAACTGGCACGAGCCTATCTCTCAGAGCTGAGACAGCAATTCGGCAAAGCCGTACGAGTACCGGACGAGTTTCAATGGGAGTGGCTCATGATTCCCCATCTCTTCGCCAGTCCATTCTATTGCTACGCCTACAGCTTTGGCAATCTGCTCGTATTGGCCTTATACAGAATGTACAAAGAGCAAGGGGCATCATTTGTCCCAAAGTATCTGGACCTGCTTGCCATCGGAGGATCTCAATCACCCCAGGCCATTCTCAACAAATTGGGCGTGGATATGACATCCGCCTCCTTTTGGCAGTCAGGGTTCGATACCATTAAGGACATGGTGCAGCAGCTGGAAGAAACCCTCTCGTAA